The Roseimicrobium gellanilyticum DNA segment TTGCGAGAAAGTACGCTGCCAACACGGACACCGCATAACCCGCGAAAAACGCGACCACGATGCGCGTGTAGTGCCTCAGGGCGCTGAGGTAGGTGCTGATGATGAAGATGCCTGCCACGTGCACGAGCAGGGCCCCGGCCGCAGCTTGATACAGGGGAGGCGCAGGTACCTGGGTAAGAAAGAACCAACCACCCGCAGCACCAGACAGCGCTGCCGTCAGAAAGAGAGAGCCGAGTAACGAAGGGAAAATGGCTCCCCGTTGTTTCTCAGAAAAGCAGTCCGCCGCATGACGTGTGAGCACCAGTTGGATGGGGCCGGTGATCACCAGCGCAAATGCATACACATGAGTGATGGAGGAGGTGAGGAGACGAAGGTCATCCGGGCGCAGGATGGAATCCAGCAGCCAGGTGGCGATCATGAGCGAGACGATGGAGATGATCCACGGTCCCGCGCTCACCACGGCCGCACTGGCATAAGCCTGCAATTGCCCCGTGTAATCACGACGCGCGCTCAATCTCCGAAGTTCGAATCCGATTCCAGCCATGGTCAGACAGGGAGAGCAGTCATGGGGGATGGACGGGCCTCTTTAGGGGTGGATGCCGGTGCGGTTGCCTCCGCATGAGCCAGGTTCCGATACATTTCCCAGTAGGCGCCGAGTGTGCGGCTCTCGTGATAGCTTCTGTAGACGCGCTCCCGGCCAATCAGGCCCAAACGATCCTGAATCTCGTGACTGACCAGCAGCGCAATCAGGGCCTGGGCCATTTGGTCGGAATCGCCAACCTCAGTTACCAAGCCGCATGCGCTCAGGCGGGGCTGCTCAGCGGGCTGGCCTTCGAGGAGCTCGCGGCACGCGCCGACATCCGTCGATACGATCGGGATGCCACAAGCCATCGCCTCCAGCATAACGAAGGGGAGTCCCTCGCTCACACTGGTGAGAGCCATCACATCCATGAGTGGCAGCACCTCGTCGCGCTGGCGCAGTCCCAAGAAGTGAACTTGATCCTTCAGTCCGAGCTGGGTGGCGAGTTGCGTGCATTCGCGCGCATAGTCAGGGGCTTCCTCCAGAGGTCCGGCGAGAAGGAACTGGGTGTCCGGCAGGGCATCACACACGCGGCGCGCGGCGCGCAGCAAGGTCTTCACATCCTTGATGGGGACAATGCGTCCCAAGAAACCCACCACGCGCGAGGTTGCATTGGCTTTGCGTCGCTCAAGCCGCTGCTGATACAGAGGTTCACAGGCCTCCACCGCGATGCCGTTGGGGATTACCCTGATCCTGGAGAGGTCCGCGCCGAAATGGTGCTGGATGGCTGCATTCCGATTGAACAAGGAAATGACGTGGGCGGATTGGTGATAGCACCACCGTCCAAGCACATCGAAGGTGCGCATCCAAGCCTGACGCAAGGTGCCAATGGAGTCCGTGAGAGAAGGGTGCAGGGTTAGGGAGTCCTGTATCCACCTGGAACGCCAGATGTCCTGAATGCGCTCACGGAGGTAGATTCCATGCTCACTCAAGATGAGTGGCCTGCCTTGTTGCTGTGCCACCAGCGCGCCAAGGAAGCCTGCGTATCCTGTGCATGCGGTGTGATACACCTTGGCCTGGGGAATTCGTGGCAGCGCGTGCATCAGTTTCCACAACGGCTCAATCAAGTAACGCGCGGTCCAGAAGAAATGAAGGAAGGATTCCTCCGGGGCGTAGCGCTCATACACCTCTTGAAGCACGCTCCAAGTTTGTGGTGCGTGGTAGAAATCCTCAAAGGCGATGCCGGGATGCCGGAGG contains these protein-coding regions:
- the pelF gene encoding GT4 family glycosyltransferase PelF, which produces MKQTDAPAVDICLLLEGTYPYVSGGVSTWVHQIITAMPQVTFGIFYIGSEKGEDTSYKYEIPENVLVLEELYLFERTPTVKKRAVPASWNAIYALLRNLFELAPRGDAQELSLMGPLADHLLRHPGIAFEDFYHAPQTWSVLQEVYERYAPEESFLHFFWTARYLIEPLWKLMHALPRIPQAKVYHTACTGYAGFLGALVAQQQGRPLILSEHGIYLRERIQDIWRSRWIQDSLTLHPSLTDSIGTLRQAWMRTFDVLGRWCYHQSAHVISLFNRNAAIQHHFGADLSRIRVIPNGIAVEACEPLYQQRLERRKANATSRVVGFLGRIVPIKDVKTLLRAARRVCDALPDTQFLLAGPLEEAPDYARECTQLATQLGLKDQVHFLGLRQRDEVLPLMDVMALTSVSEGLPFVMLEAMACGIPIVSTDVGACRELLEGQPAEQPRLSACGLVTEVGDSDQMAQALIALLVSHEIQDRLGLIGRERVYRSYHESRTLGAYWEMYRNLAHAEATAPASTPKEARPSPMTALPV